In Paenibacillus sp. FSL M7-0420, a single genomic region encodes these proteins:
- a CDS encoding sugar-binding protein, with protein MMSKRFCRVLVFLCCLLMVASLMPASFAAATDNNEYTEALNGDSSSTALTSLQTNETPTAMYGTPELGSDDPLWALTMEHLINKSTVPGDPRPHSTGTARILWDQDYLYARVVVEDSNLYQGPGNDYQFDGLEFYAGAGTQGANQWRISATGVFSGQNAPGRAAWTEITDTGYIVEMRIPKRTLNLQAGPFTFEVYINNSSEKGGDRYEVVSCFGTPDAAYNNAASYTNSLNLIADSGADDRFSITATAESGGRITPNAPGNVLRLASGSDQTFTVTPDYGKIVDTVKVDGEDAALSDDGTYTFSNVAANHTLQVTFKNDSTAELLPFIVWNDNFARGEYTTAVIIDLGEGKMAEGSKLNPDLFTVSARNTTLNGDSVTFEGTRKITRVYANDEPKVRGYLGTVSRSPDYQDGLERGRYIVVELEFYSESGGNITLDGSMNSTKQVYSVVQNGELVLTEGAPLNYVVFEQEKVVNPILDQFTAPAGNSVNRALYLHKDGNGEVSRGLPLYVYTHGMGRGGTSAATDPKAAMKSANGSVALMKKMEKDPEKYASHILNISYNGTSTPSTANVKKVIDDLVASGAVDPNRIYAAGFSWGGQYTNSLVNAYPGFFASAAPMSPVSGSPNANANYVHTNLAYWMFINEHNLGGYQTNLTNFITVNMPKMINARASRFESNEALIWPYNQFDQPNQKPDPNHSPVLSDSVAHEVEAAVLYNDITMGTWSIAPTAQSSNLPAWNNDYTDVFDWMFAQTAANHRPVAGYGSPVLGTNDKLWEQAVEFDINKSSAPDQKIGPKATGKAKVFWDEDFLYARVVVTDPNVCAGHTPGTEYMTDSVEFYVGDGKSGSNQWRIGASGIFSGQTAAGRDGSVKRTDTGYIAEVKIPRRTVEFTSNSPITFDVYINNSTGAGNDRYEVVSALGKPDAGYGSSDSFKNSLLLLGGSTVSRHPVNATAGLNGTISPSGLIRVADGGSQSFTFTPISGYVVDTVTVNGASVEIANNTYTLKNVNTDDKVIHVTFKPDPAATLLNFIVYNDNFATGEFTTAVIIDLGAGNEAAGADLSSNLFTVSARNTLLDGNLAYQGTRTVNRVYVNDEPRPRGYKGVNQNSPDYQAGLTKGRYIVVELEFWTLTGGQSTLEASKSTIQNYNIVSSGDIKLDGKAAIVKSSFAQSGTVNEIIDKFEVGPKIDKAEAMQYGLYIHKDGNGVPVKGLPLYIYAHGSTRGGTQDGDTFAPIRSANGATALMKKMEKNAKYASHIIALRAQNNVQATPATLKAYIDDLVSKGLVDPNRIYMAGFSMGSAYTNTFLTTYPDLLAAAAPMSFPPSINAKQAETLKNFAYWSFVNTTDSSTIKTGAETYIANIMPLLENARHTFIDRNEIFVWPYDQWTKAEAPVNGTNWIPSGHEMEASVLWNNISGYTDTLSNVGSNKEWSLKPTAQSSKLPAWNNDYTDVFDWMFAQRKTGVPNPSGGNTGNTSSSGNTGNSGNTSTGTVTGSLKPTYTVITPKDKPAVTDKNGNTTLPGGGEIVTKGGTKIKVHEGTTIDSKGKVTLPAGKSAEVTLHGGASAGLDKGMSLNIHEGTEFVFDDDTPLGFLVMSGNPFRDVNMDDWFYSYVNSAYTYGLFNGTTYTTFSPGTSMTRAMYVQVLANLENVNRSGYTNSRFSDVTDGQWYTAAIEWAAESGIVNGINADLFEPNSPLTREQMLVMLYNYMKYKGYEIPESQSKSFADESQISSWALKAVQAQQGIGIVSGKPNNFFAPQATATRAEVAAIFIKLIEYLAK; from the coding sequence ATGATGTCAAAACGATTTTGCAGAGTGCTCGTGTTCCTCTGTTGCTTGCTAATGGTGGCGTCACTAATGCCTGCCAGCTTTGCCGCCGCCACTGACAACAACGAGTATACAGAAGCACTTAATGGCGACAGCAGTTCTACAGCTCTTACAAGCTTGCAGACAAATGAAACACCGACCGCCATGTATGGAACTCCCGAACTCGGGTCAGACGACCCGCTGTGGGCCCTAACAATGGAGCATCTCATCAACAAAAGCACTGTGCCCGGCGACCCCAGGCCCCATTCCACAGGCACAGCCAGGATCCTTTGGGACCAAGACTACCTGTATGCCCGTGTAGTCGTGGAGGACAGCAATCTATATCAGGGACCCGGCAATGATTATCAGTTCGACGGCCTGGAGTTTTATGCCGGCGCTGGAACCCAAGGCGCGAATCAATGGCGCATCAGTGCGACGGGCGTGTTTTCAGGGCAAAACGCTCCGGGCAGAGCCGCGTGGACTGAGATCACGGACACAGGATATATCGTGGAGATGAGAATACCTAAAAGAACCTTGAACTTGCAGGCAGGCCCGTTTACCTTTGAAGTTTATATCAATAACTCGTCGGAAAAGGGCGGTGACCGCTATGAAGTCGTTTCCTGTTTCGGAACTCCGGACGCGGCTTACAACAATGCTGCTTCTTATACAAACAGCCTGAATCTCATTGCCGATAGTGGAGCGGACGACAGATTCTCAATCACCGCCACGGCGGAATCGGGCGGCCGGATAACGCCGAACGCACCCGGCAATGTTCTGAGATTAGCTAGCGGCTCAGACCAAACCTTTACGGTTACCCCCGATTACGGCAAAATTGTAGACACCGTAAAGGTAGATGGAGAGGACGCAGCTCTATCCGATGATGGCACATATACCTTTTCAAATGTTGCCGCTAACCATACCCTTCAAGTGACATTCAAAAATGATTCGACCGCGGAGTTGCTCCCCTTTATTGTATGGAATGACAACTTCGCCCGCGGCGAGTACACGACGGCTGTCATCATTGACTTAGGCGAAGGGAAGATGGCGGAAGGCTCCAAGCTTAATCCGGACTTGTTTACCGTCTCGGCCAGGAACACGACCCTGAACGGCGACTCGGTAACCTTTGAAGGGACGCGCAAGATCACTAGGGTATACGCCAATGACGAACCGAAGGTACGCGGCTATCTGGGGACGGTAAGCCGTTCACCGGATTATCAGGACGGACTGGAACGCGGCCGTTACATCGTAGTTGAGCTCGAGTTCTATTCAGAGAGCGGCGGCAATATAACGCTGGATGGCAGCATGAACTCAACAAAACAGGTTTACAGCGTCGTCCAAAACGGCGAGCTCGTACTGACAGAAGGGGCTCCGCTTAACTATGTGGTTTTTGAACAGGAAAAAGTTGTAAATCCGATCCTTGACCAATTTACAGCCCCTGCGGGCAATTCGGTCAATCGCGCGCTCTACCTTCACAAGGATGGAAACGGTGAGGTGTCGCGGGGCTTGCCGCTGTATGTCTATACCCACGGCATGGGACGCGGCGGCACAAGTGCTGCGACTGACCCCAAAGCGGCTATGAAATCCGCCAACGGCTCGGTCGCTCTGATGAAGAAAATGGAAAAAGATCCCGAGAAATACGCCAGCCATATCCTGAATATTTCCTATAATGGCACGAGTACTCCCTCCACAGCCAATGTTAAGAAGGTTATTGATGACCTGGTTGCCAGCGGTGCAGTAGACCCCAACCGTATTTACGCGGCGGGCTTCTCATGGGGCGGTCAGTATACAAACAGCTTAGTTAACGCTTATCCCGGCTTTTTTGCGTCCGCCGCACCTATGTCTCCGGTAAGCGGCTCACCTAACGCGAACGCCAACTACGTTCACACCAACCTGGCCTATTGGATGTTTATCAATGAGCACAACCTTGGAGGATACCAGACTAACCTCACTAACTTCATAACCGTTAATATGCCGAAAATGATCAATGCGAGAGCTTCGCGCTTTGAGAGCAATGAGGCGCTTATATGGCCTTACAATCAATTTGATCAGCCGAATCAGAAACCGGATCCGAACCATTCACCTGTCCTGAGTGATTCAGTGGCACACGAAGTGGAAGCGGCGGTTCTTTACAACGACATAACGATGGGGACTTGGAGCATAGCGCCAACAGCGCAGTCCTCTAACCTGCCGGCTTGGAACAATGACTACACAGACGTCTTTGACTGGATGTTTGCGCAGACCGCAGCAAACCATCGGCCTGTTGCCGGATACGGTTCACCTGTATTGGGCACAAACGACAAACTGTGGGAACAAGCTGTGGAGTTTGACATAAACAAAAGTAGCGCACCCGACCAGAAGATAGGCCCCAAGGCTACCGGCAAAGCCAAAGTATTTTGGGACGAAGACTTTCTGTATGCACGCGTTGTGGTTACAGACCCGAATGTGTGCGCCGGTCACACGCCTGGCACTGAGTACATGACCGACAGCGTGGAATTTTATGTCGGTGACGGAAAAAGTGGCTCAAATCAGTGGCGTATTGGCGCAAGCGGTATTTTCTCAGGTCAAACCGCTGCGGGCCGCGACGGTTCGGTTAAACGAACGGACACCGGGTATATCGCGGAAGTGAAGATACCTAGAAGAACCGTTGAATTCACGAGCAATTCCCCGATTACGTTTGATGTGTACATCAATAACTCAACGGGTGCGGGGAATGACCGTTATGAGGTGGTATCCGCTTTAGGTAAGCCCGACGCGGGTTATGGCAGTTCTGACAGCTTCAAGAATAGCTTGCTGCTGCTTGGGGGCTCCACGGTATCCAGGCACCCCGTTAACGCTACGGCAGGATTAAACGGCACCATCTCGCCATCCGGTTTGATTCGGGTAGCTGACGGCGGAAGCCAATCCTTTACATTCACTCCGATCAGCGGTTATGTCGTGGATACCGTAACTGTAAATGGTGCATCTGTAGAGATTGCAAATAATACCTATACCTTGAAAAACGTGAACACCGATGACAAGGTAATCCATGTTACATTCAAACCCGATCCGGCCGCAACGTTACTTAACTTTATCGTATATAACGATAACTTTGCCACCGGAGAATTTACCACAGCCGTTATCATCGATCTGGGTGCGGGAAATGAAGCTGCGGGTGCCGATCTTAGTTCAAACCTGTTTACAGTCTCGGCGAGGAATACTCTGCTGGACGGTAACCTGGCATATCAAGGCACACGCACCGTCAATAGAGTATACGTCAATGACGAACCTAGACCCAGAGGGTATAAAGGTGTGAACCAGAACTCCCCTGATTATCAGGCTGGACTAACTAAAGGCCGCTACATCGTTGTAGAATTGGAATTTTGGACATTAACCGGCGGACAGTCCACTTTGGAAGCATCCAAATCCACCATCCAGAATTACAACATTGTATCTAGTGGCGATATCAAGCTTGATGGCAAGGCTGCCATTGTTAAGTCGTCTTTCGCACAGTCAGGTACCGTTAATGAAATCATCGACAAATTTGAAGTGGGTCCCAAAATTGACAAAGCGGAAGCGATGCAGTATGGACTCTATATTCATAAGGACGGCAACGGCGTTCCGGTAAAAGGGCTTCCCCTTTACATCTACGCTCACGGTTCTACCCGCGGCGGTACACAGGACGGGGATACCTTCGCGCCCATCAGGTCCGCCAACGGAGCCACCGCGCTTATGAAAAAAATGGAGAAGAACGCTAAATACGCTAGTCATATCATCGCTTTGCGGGCGCAAAACAATGTTCAGGCAACACCCGCTACCTTAAAGGCTTATATCGATGATCTCGTAAGTAAGGGACTTGTTGACCCCAACCGTATTTACATGGCAGGCTTCTCTATGGGATCCGCTTATACGAATACTTTCCTGACGACATATCCCGATTTGCTCGCAGCCGCAGCGCCCATGTCTTTTCCACCATCAATCAACGCGAAACAAGCCGAAACGCTTAAAAACTTTGCATACTGGTCATTCGTTAACACAACTGATTCTTCAACAATAAAAACAGGGGCGGAAACTTATATAGCGAATATAATGCCCCTATTGGAAAACGCCAGGCACACGTTCATCGACAGAAATGAAATATTCGTGTGGCCTTATGACCAATGGACAAAGGCGGAAGCACCTGTTAATGGAACCAATTGGATTCCTTCCGGCCATGAGATGGAAGCTTCCGTTCTGTGGAACAATATTTCAGGCTACACAGATACTTTGTCCAATGTAGGTTCCAACAAGGAGTGGAGCCTTAAGCCTACGGCGCAGTCCTCTAAGTTGCCGGCTTGGAACAATGACTACACTGACGTCTTTGATTGGATGTTCGCGCAGAGAAAAACGGGCGTCCCCAATCCATCTGGTGGCAATACGGGCAATACCAGCAGTTCGGGCAATACCGGTAATAGCGGCAATACCAGCACCGGGACAGTCACTGGATCGTTGAAGCCGACCTACACAGTGATTACACCAAAGGATAAGCCTGCGGTCACGGACAAGAACGGCAACACCACCCTGCCCGGCGGCGGCGAGATTGTGACCAAGGGCGGGACGAAGATTAAGGTGCACGAAGGTACGACGATAGACTCAAAAGGTAAGGTGACCCTTCCGGCGGGCAAGAGCGCCGAAGTGACACTACACGGCGGCGCGAGTGCCGGCTTAGACAAAGGCATGTCGCTGAACATCCATGAGGGTACGGAATTTGTGTTCGATGACGACACCCCGCTGGGCTTCCTCGTGATGTCTGGCAATCCATTCAGGGATGTCAACATGGACGACTGGTTCTACAGCTACGTAAACTCCGCCTACACATACGGTCTTTTCAACGGCACGACGTACACGACGTTCTCACCGGGCACTTCAATGACGCGTGCGATGTACGTGCAGGTACTGGCCAATCTGGAGAATGTTAACCGCTCCGGCTACACGAATTCCCGTTTTAGCGACGTGACGGATGGGCAGTGGTACACGGCGGCAATCGAGTGGGCGGCCGAAAGCGGCATAGTCAACGGTATAAACGCAGACCTGTTTGAACCCAATTCACCGTTGACACGCGAGCAGATGCTGGTGATGCTGTACAATTACATGAAGTACAAGGGCTATGAGATACCTGAAAGCCAATCTAAATCCTTTGCGGACGAGAGTCAGATCAGCTCATGGGCGTTGAAGGCCGTTCAGGCACAGCAGGGCATCGGAATTGTATCAGGCAAGCCGAACAACTTCTTTGCCCCCCAAGCTACCGCCACCCGCGCTGAAGTAGCTGCTATCTTTATAAAGCTCATCGAATATCTGGCTAAGTAA
- a CDS encoding AMP-binding protein: MKEPANILAATELIIRNEGSVLLINGDTPIESALRQAEDAGCTGLLTEAGGSAVFHPLHSRLDRMNGEPSLLQFSSGTTGAPKLVERSWSHVQMEIEAYNKLLPCSGEDQPIILVPVSHSFGFITGMLSALKRGVEPVIVTDKNPKFALHLMQQHDRHVVYAVPFLFQILLSLMREKVLLRKLVSSGSPMSAELLNRLGGAGVEVIQQYGCSEAGCISLGDRPSGSTDAGMLLEHMAIERAGTRDQPDEIIIATGGRRIHTGDMGYWIGGRLHVQCRMDDLINVSGLKVAPSEVEDVIRRLDGVQEAVVHKAPHPVWGEAVKARIVRKGDALSQEEVKRWCARFLPAYKVPGFIAFTEDIPKTGTGKVMRKQLVEEEYGIHG; the protein is encoded by the coding sequence ATGAAGGAACCGGCGAATATTCTGGCCGCCACGGAGCTGATTATCAGGAATGAGGGTTCGGTGCTTCTGATCAACGGCGATACCCCGATTGAAAGCGCTCTCCGTCAAGCCGAAGACGCAGGCTGTACGGGTCTGCTGACCGAAGCAGGAGGCAGCGCCGTCTTTCACCCGCTACACTCACGCCTGGATCGGATGAATGGGGAGCCGTCCTTGCTTCAATTCAGCTCCGGCACGACCGGCGCTCCCAAGCTAGTTGAACGGTCTTGGTCTCATGTGCAAATGGAAATCGAGGCCTACAACAAGCTGCTGCCCTGCAGCGGGGAGGATCAACCGATCATTCTGGTGCCCGTCTCCCATTCCTTTGGATTCATCACAGGCATGCTTTCCGCACTGAAGCGCGGAGTCGAGCCGGTTATCGTGACGGACAAGAACCCCAAGTTCGCCCTGCATCTCATGCAGCAGCATGATCGCCATGTGGTGTATGCGGTGCCCTTCCTCTTTCAAATTCTGCTCAGTCTGATGAGAGAGAAGGTGCTTCTTAGAAAGCTGGTATCCTCTGGTTCCCCGATGTCTGCAGAACTGCTGAACAGGCTTGGGGGTGCAGGTGTGGAGGTGATCCAGCAATACGGGTGCTCTGAGGCGGGCTGCATCTCGCTTGGCGACCGGCCCTCCGGTTCTACGGATGCCGGGATGTTACTGGAGCATATGGCCATTGAAAGAGCCGGAACCCGGGATCAGCCGGATGAAATAATCATTGCCACAGGCGGACGCCGGATTCATACCGGAGATATGGGATATTGGATCGGCGGCAGGCTTCATGTTCAGTGCCGGATGGATGATCTGATTAATGTGTCAGGACTGAAGGTAGCTCCCTCCGAGGTGGAGGATGTCATCCGGAGGCTGGACGGCGTTCAGGAAGCTGTCGTGCACAAGGCTCCGCATCCCGTCTGGGGGGAAGCGGTCAAAGCTCGAATCGTCCGGAAGGGCGATGCGCTGTCTCAGGAGGAGGTGAAGAGGTGGTGCGCGCGGTTTCTGCCTGCTTATAAAGTTCCGGGCTTTATTGCTTTTACGGAGGACATTCCGAAGACGGGTACAGGGAAGGTTATGCGAAAACAATTGGTAGAAGAGGAGTATGGTATTCATGGATAA
- a CDS encoding phosphopantetheine-binding protein produces the protein MDKIQTVSQLRQLMSEQLELSLPDVIKEEDRLYEDLNVDSIMVLQLVVYIEEVFNVTVPEEEMDPAVFQTVGSLVDFIHALKGEHIAQVETKS, from the coding sequence ATGGATAAGATACAAACGGTATCTCAATTGAGGCAGCTCATGTCCGAACAATTGGAGCTCTCTCTCCCGGACGTCATTAAAGAGGAAGACCGGCTGTACGAAGACTTAAACGTAGATTCGATCATGGTACTCCAATTGGTGGTATACATCGAGGAAGTGTTCAACGTAACTGTGCCCGAGGAGGAGATGGACCCTGCCGTCTTCCAAACGGTCGGTTCTTTAGTCGATTTCATCCACGCCCTTAAGGGGGAGCACATCGCCCAAGTGGAAACCAAATCTTAA
- a CDS encoding acyl carrier protein produces MTNVNEQDIVQFVIDRVADLTSRPELAEELNGDAPLEDAGVDSVLLVNLMMQIEQQYEIFYEDDELLQENFATARLISQRILAKRAVKTGA; encoded by the coding sequence ATGACTAACGTGAATGAACAGGATATCGTACAATTCGTGATTGACCGGGTGGCCGATTTGACCTCCAGACCGGAGCTGGCGGAGGAATTGAATGGGGACGCACCGCTAGAGGATGCAGGCGTGGATTCGGTGCTGCTGGTCAACCTGATGATGCAGATTGAACAGCAGTATGAGATTTTTTACGAGGACGACGAGCTTCTGCAGGAGAACTTCGCCACCGCGCGCTTGATCTCACAACGCATATTGGCCAAACGGGCCGTTAAAACCGGGGCTTGA
- a CDS encoding DUF6005 family protein: protein MKQAHCFLNGLGYGLEQAGWDDRPLYIGAWDAPFSVTEDGKLTYFSADITPSEYLRLFTRLYGEGALEWYDYGAEKLVNLKKFLEVLRRHPELPVLVQLDLFHMPYQKRTFQTMHQPHFVIVHGMRGNQFVVYDRYFEWEGLLAASHVHDAFLSNELGGGLLLHPEWLHAPDAHEVARIFEDTIETDPGERSLTGMVRRRIMQTVESPGMYPPGTLKDSLSQLGILAKRKYSYGLLYQYFSEALNQGTELYQEQLEGFIKMWSTLAYLAIRTSMPGRTGEIGLLVDKVEQLHRTEQQLKEELIDVYHRWKPRFACGVQT from the coding sequence GTGAAGCAAGCCCATTGCTTTCTGAACGGACTCGGTTATGGCTTGGAGCAAGCCGGATGGGATGATCGTCCGCTCTATATCGGTGCTTGGGACGCGCCATTCAGCGTTACGGAGGACGGCAAGCTGACCTATTTCTCAGCGGACATCACACCGTCCGAATATTTGCGGCTGTTCACCCGCCTGTACGGGGAAGGGGCATTGGAGTGGTATGATTACGGGGCCGAAAAACTCGTCAACCTGAAGAAGTTTCTGGAGGTCCTGCGGCGTCATCCGGAGCTTCCTGTTTTGGTACAGCTCGATCTGTTTCATATGCCCTATCAAAAAAGAACGTTTCAAACCATGCATCAGCCCCATTTTGTCATCGTACACGGAATGCGGGGCAATCAATTCGTGGTATACGACCGCTATTTTGAATGGGAAGGGTTACTGGCCGCGAGCCATGTACACGATGCTTTTCTGAGCAATGAACTGGGCGGGGGACTGCTGCTTCATCCCGAATGGCTCCATGCGCCGGACGCCCACGAGGTGGCGAGAATCTTCGAGGATACGATAGAGACCGATCCGGGTGAACGATCGCTAACCGGCATGGTGAGGCGAAGGATTATGCAGACGGTGGAGTCGCCGGGCATGTATCCGCCCGGGACCTTGAAGGATTCTTTATCCCAGCTCGGCATCCTCGCCAAACGCAAATACAGCTACGGGCTGCTGTATCAATATTTTTCGGAAGCGCTTAATCAAGGTACGGAGCTGTATCAGGAGCAGCTGGAAGGATTCATAAAAATGTGGAGTACGCTCGCATACCTGGCGATCCGTACATCCATGCCGGGACGAACCGGGGAAATCGGACTGCTGGTGGATAAGGTGGAGCAGCTGCACAGGACGGAGCAACAGCTGAAGGAGGAATTGATCGATGTCTATCATCGCTGGAAACCCCGATTTGCATGCGGAGTGCAGACCTAG
- a CDS encoding glycosyltransferase family 4 protein, whose translation MSIIAGNPDLHAECRPRVGCFDGHSPRLNERVIDDQWTGYLAEYTELIRIPPVRFAKIFGGSLRQFSKQPMSSLPQASERLARLCEEYGIDTLYVNAPYFMPFLMLVRSFAKLPLRFMVIAHSVASARWLTTWLSCAPWITEQDVLLASTESCRQALVNLSPRYAHAHKIPLCIDTLLAAEPVRPLPGKRLLSIGRLEEVKNIHVLLEAMAEIKQRVPDTVLTIAGEYTGSLQEADRYKERIEAIVAEYRLEQTVEFTGPVHGSEKDRLFRESRLLVNLSTDPGETFGFNLLEAKAHGLPVVCTNWDGFRELLVDGEDGSFVQVDWSGEHPKIDLDGLVRSCTGVLLDEKLHDNLSQGARRGALMYDYRTIMPQIRRLLNAPLGQIADEAEETALLESSMRTLNEIYHCSLLEAAGCLSESPLSVLDWQPQGDTEEWMRRVKPLIQHFAGRNHHAHV comes from the coding sequence ATGTCTATCATCGCTGGAAACCCCGATTTGCATGCGGAGTGCAGACCTAGGGTGGGCTGCTTCGACGGCCATTCCCCCCGGTTGAACGAACGGGTGATTGATGACCAATGGACAGGGTATCTGGCTGAATATACGGAGCTCATCCGCATTCCGCCGGTACGCTTCGCCAAGATCTTCGGGGGTTCGCTTCGCCAGTTCTCCAAGCAGCCGATGTCTTCGCTTCCGCAAGCCTCGGAGCGGCTGGCCCGATTATGCGAGGAATACGGAATCGATACGCTTTATGTGAACGCTCCTTATTTCATGCCTTTCTTGATGCTGGTTCGGAGCTTCGCCAAGCTTCCGCTTCGCTTCATGGTTATCGCCCATTCCGTCGCATCCGCCCGTTGGTTAACAACTTGGCTGTCCTGTGCGCCTTGGATTACAGAACAGGATGTGCTGCTTGCCAGTACGGAATCTTGCAGACAGGCGCTGGTGAATCTCTCACCCCGGTATGCGCATGCCCATAAGATCCCGTTATGCATCGACACCTTGCTGGCTGCGGAGCCGGTTCGGCCGCTTCCCGGTAAACGTCTGTTATCCATCGGCCGGCTGGAAGAGGTAAAGAACATTCATGTGCTCTTAGAGGCTATGGCGGAAATAAAGCAGCGTGTCCCGGACACTGTATTGACGATTGCCGGAGAATATACGGGGTCTTTGCAGGAAGCGGACCGGTATAAAGAACGGATTGAAGCCATCGTAGCGGAATATAGACTGGAGCAAACCGTGGAGTTTACAGGTCCCGTCCACGGGAGCGAGAAAGACCGCCTGTTCCGGGAATCCAGGCTTCTGGTCAACCTCTCCACCGATCCTGGAGAGACGTTTGGCTTCAACCTCCTGGAAGCGAAAGCCCACGGTCTTCCTGTGGTCTGCACCAACTGGGACGGTTTCCGGGAGCTGCTTGTTGACGGCGAGGACGGTTCCTTCGTCCAGGTAGATTGGTCCGGTGAACATCCGAAGATAGATCTGGACGGGCTGGTTCGCAGCTGCACCGGGGTTCTGCTGGATGAGAAGCTTCACGACAATCTCTCGCAAGGAGCGCGGCGTGGCGCTCTAATGTACGACTATCGGACCATCATGCCGCAGATCAGGAGGCTCCTGAATGCTCCCCTTGGACAGATAGCGGATGAGGCGGAGGAGACCGCCCTGCTGGAATCTTCTATGAGAACGCTGAACGAAATCTATCATTGCAGCTTATTGGAAGCGGCAGGCTGTTTGAGTGAATCGCCGCTGTCGGTTCTGGATTGGCAGCCGCAGGGTGACACGGAGGAATGGATGCGCAGGGTGAAGCCGCTTATTCAACATTTTGCCGGGAGGAACCATCATGCACACGTTTAA